A genomic stretch from Penaeus monodon isolate SGIC_2016 chromosome 25, NSTDA_Pmon_1, whole genome shotgun sequence includes:
- the LOC119589516 gene encoding ubiquitin-protein ligase E3B-like gives MFSTHESNREAFLEATREAREERAAERRRDEAAVTIQAAIRGWLVRCSVEKKTREHFDEVFGTEPLPADQTSTLPVATEAFKEAARFVKIFDLKKDKKRFEIFTRYLLASMDSENVKQSYVSCGMNKELTLHWIQHMKDVLHITCKVLESLQADVSSDNRLISLYLHLLLAFTATNTWRIIRAPNLEPLRPALNKLTENIMGDLVCRGLYTTLNCVLVRGLCRGKAALRGPAITTIVTLSMRPLIATNYSDKLLSLTTIHILSVPALVHHLVNLAPEALKMIQNSNLFARAVEFMQSEQNLRIVFNTLEGPYALCLLANLVHMGYEERDGALKELAFPQFNFVVTKLLEKCREYVTTKQSSLTQWHPVLGWFSRPLDQHLNDALSTVKTQLQLLWSGPVIRVMFSTLTELVKDQEPLISDSNDVSGLSLTSTTSSLSSITSASLLKKAFECKLSSSSKNSPLGSGGMPKSGTYRKLGSNEISTVAMVCSMYHTATTTLSQLRMDILTGLCYKSDIVIHLWMILLSLGPTCGLKSFLDLLSVSTKASAPEFHMLMLFCDATTHLVTILDDMEMYEKQKPFSVADYAAMAYFLNNFIYKLIHNGLVDVRNVKNSPLFSSLHTLFMLLYTRNSRRRYVPNTHWLIKEVRVSSFMADFGRGKKSTQVLLQEMPHIIPHEERVLLLRMQVANEKEVLGLTEAACAAPQSTLITVRRSRLVEDGYRQLASLSPQALKGLIRVRFINEQGLDEAGIDQDGVFKEFLEETLKRVFDPSLNLFRLTSEERLYPSPTSSMTENHLQLFEFTGKMLGKAVYEGIVIDCPFASFFLSQILGEQQSALYSSIDELPSLDPELYKSLTYIKHYEGDVSDLDLTFSYDEDYLGQIITHELRPGGKAVSVTNDNKIVYIHLMAHFKMHTQIKEQTKAFIRGFRSIVNPEWFGLFSVPEFQRLISGDNVAVDLKDLRRHTQYYGGFHDKHRVVCWLWDILEQDFKEEERALFLKFVTSCSKPPLLGFTHLEPPFSIRCVEVGDDEDTGDTIGSVIRGFFAIRKRDPVNRLPTSSTCFNLLKLPNYQRKSTLREKLRYAITSNTGFELS, from the exons ATGTTCAGTACCCATGAGTCCAATCGTGAAGCATTTCTCGAGGCAACCAGGGAAGCTAGAGAGGAGCGGGCTGCAGAACGAAGGCGCGATGAAGCTGCTGTCACCATCCAGGCCGCTATACGTGGCTGGCTTGTGCGTTGCAGTGTGGAAAAGAAAACGAG AGAGCATTTTGATGAAGTCTTTGGCACAGAACCATTGCCTGCTGACCAGACAAGTACACTCCCTGTTGCCACTGAAGCATTTAAGGAAGCCGCAAGATTTGTAAAGATATTTGATcttaaaaaggacaagaaaagatTTGAGATTTTTACAAG ATACCTTTTGGCAAGTATGGATAGTGAAAATGTGAAGCAAAGTTATGTGTCGTGTGGGATGAACAAAGAACTTACCTTGCACTGGATTCAGCACATGAAGGAT GTTCTTCATATAACATGTAAAGTGTTAGAGAGTTTACAGGCAGACGTGTCATCGGACAATCGTTTGATATCACTCTACCTGCACCTTCTCCTTGCCTTCACGGCCACCAACACTTGGCGAATTATTCGTGCCCCCAACCTTGAACCACTACGACCAGCTCTCAATAAACTGACGGAAAATATAATGGGGGACTTGGTGTGCAGAGGCCTTTACACAACCCTCAAT TGTGTACTCGTACGCGGATTATGCAGAGGAAAAGCAGCACTGAGGGGTCCAGCCATTACGACAATTGTGACACTATCCATGCGGCCTTTGATTGCTACCAATTATTCGGATAAACTGCTCTCACTTACTACCATTCACATACTGAGTGTCCCTGCCTTGGTTCACCATCTAGTTAATCTGGCACCTGAG GCTCTGAAGATGATACAGAATAGTAACTTGTTTGCAAGAGCGGTTGAATTCATGCAAAGTGAGCAGAATTTGCGAATTGTATTCAACACCCTGGAGGGCCCCTATGCCTTGTGTCTTTTGGCCAACCTTGTGCATATGGgttatgaagagagagatggtgcCTTAAAAGAATTGGCTTTCCCACAATTCAAT TTTGTAGTAACAAAGCTGTTAGAAAAATGCCGAGAATATGTGACGACAAAACAGAGCAGCCTGACACAGTGGCACCCAGTGCTTGGTTGGTTCTCCCGCCCCCTTGATCAACATCTGAATGATGCACTGTCCACTGTTAAGACGCAGTTGCAGCTTCTGTGGTCAGGCCCTGTTATCAGGGTTATGTTCTCTACACTCACAGAATTAGTCAAAGACCAG GAACCCTTAATAAGTGACAGCAATGATGTATCAGGGCTTTCCCtgacctccaccacctcctccctgaGCTCCATAACCTCTGCAAGTCTCCTGAAGAAAGCTTTTGAATGCAAACTCAGCTCCTCAAGTAAAAACAGTCCCCTGGGCAGTGGAGGAATGCCCAAAAGTGGGACTTACCGTAAGCTGGGCTCGAATGAGATATCAACAGTTGCCATGGTGTGTTCCATGTACCATACTGCAACCACTACACTGTCTCAGTTGCGCATGGATATCCTAAcag GTTTATGCTATAAGAGTGACATAGTCATCCACCTGTGGATGATACTGCTCTCTCTTGGTCCTACCTGTGGACTAAAGAGCTTCTTGGATCTGCTGTCTGTGTCGACCAAAGCTTCTGCCCCGGAATTCCACATGCTCATGCTTTTCTGTGACGCAACCACCCACCTAGTGAC GATCTTGGATGACATGGAGATGTACGAGAAGCAGAAACCCTTCAGTGTAGCTGATTATGCTGCAATGGCGTATTTTCTCAACAACTTCATATATAAA TTGATCCACAATGGCCTTGTGGATGTTCGGAACGTGAAGAACAGTCCCCTGTTCTCTTCCCTCCACACCTTGTTCATGCTGCTGTACACTCGCAATTCACGCAGAAGATATGTCCCAAATACACATTGGTTGATCAAGGAGGTGCGAGTATCATCATTCATGGCAGATTttggacggggaaaaaaaagcacgCAG GTACTACTGCAAGAGATGCCACACATAATACCTCATGAAGAACGTGTGCTCTTGTTGCGAATGCAGGTTGCAAATGAAAAGGAAGTACTGGGACTAACAGAAGCAGCATGTGCTGCTCCACAGTCAACACTCATTACAGTACGAAG GTCTCGTCTTGTTGAGGATGGGTACAGACAGTTGGCTTCGCTCTCACCTCAAGCCCTTAAGGGGTTGATACGAGTCCGTTTCATCAATGAGCAGGGCTTAGATGAGGCAGGCATTGATCAGGATGGTGTGTTTAAAG AATTTCTGGAGGAGACCCTAAAGAGGGTGTTCGATCCTTCGCTGAACTTGTTCCGTCTGACAAGTGAGGAGCGGCTGTACCCATCCCCAACATCATCAATGACAGAAAATCATCTACAGTTGTTTGAATTCACAGGCAAGATGTTGGGCAAGGCTGTATACGAG ggcATTGTCATTGACTGTCCATTTGCATCATTTTTCTTGAGCCAAATCCTAGGTGAACAGCAGTCTGCCTTGTACTCCTCCATCGATGAACTACCATCACTAGACCCTGAGCTTTATAAGTCACTGACCTATATAAAG CACTATGAAGGAGATGTGAGTGACCTTGACCTCACCTTCTCCTATGATGAGGATTACCTAGGTCAGATTATCACTCACGAGCTTCGACCAGGGGGAAAAGCAGTGTCAGTGACCAACGACAACAAAATTGTCTACATCCACCTCATGGCCCACTTCAAGATGCACACCCAGATCAAGGAGCAAACCAAGGCCTTCATTCGGGGATTCCGGTCCATTGTCAACCCTGAGTGGTTTGGGCTATTTTCAGTGCCAGAG TTCCAGCGATTGATTTCGGGAGACAATGTGGCTGTAGATCTGAAGGACCTCCGGCGTCACACACAGTACTATGGCGGCTTCCATGACAAGCACCGTGTTGTGTGCTGGCTGTGGGACATCTTAGAGCAGGACttcaaggaggaggagagagcactTTTTCTCAAG TTTGTGACCAGCTGCTCAAAGCCTCCACTTCTTGGGTTCACACACCTGGAGCCGCCCTTCTCAATCCGTTGTGTGGAggttggtgatgatgaggatacaG GGGACACCATTGGCAGTGTCATCCGTGGCTTCTTTGCCATACGCAAACGCGACCCAGTAAATCGCCTGCCAACTTCCTCAACCTGCTTCAACCTTTTGAAGCTACCGAACTACCAGCGTAAAAGTACACTGAGAGAGAAGTTGAGATATGCCATTACTAGCAACACTGGTTTTGAACTCTCGTAA